In Aspergillus fumigatus Af293 chromosome 2, whole genome shotgun sequence, a genomic segment contains:
- a CDS encoding DNA ligase (ATP) CDC9, translating into MTILRISASIAPVSHYCRGPVAFTPKARISHRTSLRTFTGYTRPPFLSGATRSVVSTTHCSFAITTLPTMADSKGRKQATLGRFFGSNAEGPKTAPKKQTTLSFSSKKDKKSDVVDEQAEAREFSGIPEAKSEPANSEDVKMEDLSETEVAHMNGSPGSKSLKREKSSDEESDSDVQPLQKRRRKSSRGAEAAPTIRRESPSPMISEISKAEVKESSPPAILKKASGEETPEKETEHSEEEEVATASEEEDEDEKPEVMKKTMEKVQATLKATGTEPYPDWKPGEPVPYAALCKTFSLIEMTTKRLIILAHCSLFLRQVLRLTPQDLLPTVQLMINKLAADYAGIELGIGESFIMKAIGESTGRSLAVIKADQHEIGDLGLVAAKSRSNQPTMFKPKPLTVRGVHEGLIAIAKIQGQGSQDKKISAIKKLLSAADAATAGKGGKGVDITKDKGGASEAKFIVRFLEGKLRLGLAEKTVLVALAQAVVAHEAAVRGEKTPSPEKMAQGEAVLKTVYSELPAYEVIIPAMLEHGLFNLPKVCKLQPGIPIKPMLAKPTKSITEVLNRFEGKNFTCEYKYDGERAQIHYVAPDVVHHYPGAKTTLQKDSKGLSAIFSRNSEDLSKKYPDVLAKLETWVKDGVKSFVLDCETVAWDTVNKKVLPFQQLMTRKRKDVKAEDVKVKVCIFAFDLLFLNGEPTVKKTLRERRELLHKSFEVVEGEFQFAQHGDTNDLEEIQNLLDESVKASCEGLMVKMLDTEESGYEPSKRSRNWLKVKKDYLAGVGDSLDLVVLGAYYGRGKRTSVYGAFLLAAYNSSTQTYETICNIGTGFSEALLEELYKELSPLTIDRPKPFYSHSNVPKDQPDVWFEPRLVWEVKTADLTLSPRYKAAADEFVGTAGGGKGVSLRFPRFIKSRDDKKPEQATTTRAVAEMYRKQEAVLKENTSKGGVDDDFEY; encoded by the exons ATGACCATTCTCCGCATCTCCGCATCCATTGCGCCTGTATCGCATTATTGCCGTGGACCTGTCGCCTTTACCCCCAAGGCTAGAATTTCACATCGCACTTCATTGCGGACATTCACTGGTTACACAAGACCCCCGTTCTTGTCTGGGGCTACTCGTTCGGTCGTTTCCACTACTCATTGCTCTTTTGCCATTACTACACTACCTACAATGGCTGATTCTAAGGGTAGGAAACAAGCTACGTTGGG GCGATTCTTTGGCTCCAATGCAGAGGGGCCGAAGACCGCACCAAAAAAGCAAACGACTTTGTCATTCTCCAGCAAGAAAGATAAGAAGAGCGATGTTGTCGACGAACAAGCGGAAGCTCGGGAATTTTCAGGCATCCCTGAAGCGAAGTCGGAGCCGGCAAACAGCGAAGACGTGAAAATGGAGGATTTGTCGGAGACAGAGGTGGCTCATATGAACGGTTCTCCAGGCTCCAAGTCTCTTAAACGGGAAAAGAGCAGCGACGAGGAAAGTGACTCAGATGTTCAACCATTACAGAAAAGACGCCGGAAGAGCTCACGAGGGGCCGAAGCGGCTCCCACCATACGAAGAGAGTCACCGTCACCAATGATCTCTGAAATTTCCAAGGCCGAGGTCAAGGAAAGCTCCCCACCTgccatcttgaagaaggcatctGGCGAGGAAACACCAGAGAAAGAAACGGAGCattcggaagaagaagaggtcgCGACCGCtagcgaagaggaagatgaagacgagaagccagaagtgatgaagaagacgatggaaaAGGTGCAGGCCACATTGAAAGCGACGGGCACGGAACCATATCCTGACTGGAAACCTGGTGAACCGGTTCCCTACGCAGCTCTCTGCAAGACCTTTTCTCTTATTGAAATGACAACGAAGCGACTGATCATTCTGGCCCACtgctctctcttcctccgccaAGTCCTCCGTTTGACGCCACAAGATCTTCTGCCAACGGTTCAACTGATGATCAACAAATTAGCCGCTGACTATGCCGGGATAGAGTTGGGTATCGGCGAATCGTTCATCATGAAGGCAATCGGCGAAAGTACAGGGCGTAGCTTGGCTGTGATCAAAGCAGATCAACATGAGATTGGCGATCTGGGCCTGGTCGCTGCCAAGAGTCGATCAAACCAACCCACCATGTTCAAGCCCAAGCCCTTGACCGTCAGAGGGGTGCATGAAGGTCTAATCGCGATTGCCAAAATCCAGGGCCAGGGGTCTcaagacaagaagatctcGGCGATCAAGAAGCTTCTGTCTGCGGCCGATGCGGCAACGGCAGGTAAAGGTGGCAAGGGCGTCGACATTACAAAGGATAAAGGAGGCGCCAGCGAAGCCAAGTTCATCGTCCGATTTTTGGAGGGCAAGTTGAGACTTGGCCTGGCAGAAAAGACAGTCCTCGTGGCTCTTGCTCAAGCGGTGGTGGCCCATGAGGCTGCTGTGAGAGGCGAAAAGACACCTTCTCCCGAGAAGATGGCGCAGGGTGAAGCTGTCCTTAAGACGGTATACAGTGAGCTACCTGCTTACGAAGTCATCATCCCCGCAATGCTCGAGCATGGTCTGTTCAATTTACCCAAGGTTTGCAAGCTCCAACCGGGAATTCCAATCAAGCCCATGCTTGCCAAACCTACAAAGTCTATCACCGAGGTGCTGAACCGATTCGAAGGAAAGAATTTTACCTGCGAGTACAAGTATGATGGCGAGCGAGCGCAGATCCATTACGTTGCGCCTGATGTAGTTCACCACTACCCCGGGGCAAAAACTACCCTGCAAAAGGATTCCAAGGGTCTCAGTGCGATTTTCTCACGAAACTCGGAAGACCTGTCTAAGAAGTATCCTGATGTGCTGGCCAAACTCGAGACTTGGGTCAAGGACGGGGTGAAGAGCTTTGTCTTGGACTGTGAGACGGTGGCTTGGGACACGGTGAACAAGAAGGTTCTACCATTTCAACAGCTTATGACCCGTAAGCGGAAGGACGTCAAAGCCGAGGATGTCAAGGTCAAAGTTTGCATTTTTGCATTTGACCTTTTGTTTTTGAATGGCGAA CCTACTGTCAAGAAGACGTTACGCGAACGTCGCGAGCTTCTGCACAAGTCATTCGAGGTTGTCGAGGGCGAATTCCAATTCGCTCAGCATGGCGACACAAatgatctggaagagatcCAGAATCTGCTGGACGAGAGCGTCAAAGCGTCATGTGAAGGGCTGATGGTGAAGATGTTGGATACGGAAGAGAGTGGTTACGAGCCCAGTAAACGAAGCCGGAATTGGCTAAAG GTCAAGAAAGACTACCTTGCAGGCGTTGGAGACTCCCTTGACCTCGTTGTGCTTGGTGCATACTATGGCCGGGGCAAGCGGACATCAGTCTACGGAGCTTTCCTGCTGGCTGCATATAATTCAAGCACACAGACTTACGAGACGATCTGCAACATTGGCACAGGGTTCTCAGAAGCGCTTCTGGAAGAGCTCTATAAAGAACTGTCGCCGTTAACGATAGACCGGCCCAAACCATTCTACTCGCATTCCAATGTTCCCAAAGATCAACCCGACGTGTGGTTTGAACCACGGTTGGTCTGGGAGGTGAAGACAGCAGATCTGACCCTGAGCCCTCGATATAAGGCTGCCGCCGATGAATTCGTGGGAACGGCGGGTGGTGGAAAGGGCGTTTCTCTTCGCTTTCCACGGTTTATCAAATCGCGCGACGACAAGAAGCCGGAGCAGGCGACGACCACGAGAGCAGTGGCAGAGATGTATCGCAAGCAAGAGGCCGTCCTCAAAGAAAACACCAGCAAAGGAGGTGTggatgatgactttgagtATTGA
- the dppV gene encoding dipeptidyl peptidase DppV: MGAFRWLSIAAAASTALALTPEQLITAPRRSEAIPDPSGKVAVFSTSQYSFETHKRTSWWSLLDLKTGQTKVLTNDSSVSEIVWLSDDSILYVNSTNADIPGGVELWVTQASSFAKGYKAASLPASFSGLKTAKTKSGDIRFVAYGQSYPNGTAYNEELATAPLSSARIYDSIYVRHWDYWLSTTFNAVFSGTLKKGHGKNGYSLDGELKNLVSPVKNAESPYPPFGGASDYDLSPDGKWVAFKSKAPELPKANFTTSYIYLVPHDASETARPINGPDSPGTPKGIKGDSSSPVFSPNGDKLAYFQMRDETYESDRRVLYVYSLGSKKTIPSVAGDWDRSPDSVKWTPDGKTLIVGSEDLGRTRLFSLPANAKDDYKPKNFTDGGSASAYYFLPDSSLLVTGSALWTNWNVYTAKPEKGVIKKIASANEIDPELKGLGPSDISEFYFQGNFTDIHAWVIYPENFDKSKKYPLIFFIHGGPQGNWADGWSTRWNPKAWADQGYVVVAPNPTGSTGFGQALTDAIQNNWGGAPYDDLVKCWEYVHENLDYVDTDHGVAAGASYGGFMINWIQGSPLGRKFKALVSHDGTFVADAKVSTEELWFMQREFNGTFWDARDNYRRWDPSAPERILQFATPMLVIHSDKDYRLPVAEGLSLFNVLQERGVPSRFLNFPDENHWVVNPENSLVWHQQALGWINKYSGVEKSNPNAVSLEDTVVPVVNYN; the protein is encoded by the exons ATGGGAGCTTTCCGCTGGCTCTCCATTGCCGCTGCGGCATCGACTGCTTTGGCTCTTACACCTGA GCAGCTAATCACTGCTCCACGGAGGTCTGAAGCTATTCCTGACCCATCTGGT AAAGTTGCGGTCTTTTCGACGTCGCAGTACTCATTTGAGACGCACAAACGGACCTCGTGGTGGAGTCTGTTGGACCTGAAGACTGGTCAGACCAAGGTCCTCACCAATGACAGCAGTGTGTCCGAGATTGTCTGGTTGTCCGACGATTCGATTCTCTATGTCAACAGCACCAATGCAGACATCCCCGGTGGTGTTGAGCTGTGGGTGACTCAGGCTTCGAGCTTTGCCAAGGG ATACAAGGCAGCCTCTCTGCCGGCCTCCTTCTCAGGTTTGAAGACCGCCAAGACCAAGTCTGGCGACATTCGTTTCGTGGCCTATGGCCAATCGTATCCCAATGGAACTGCATACAATGAAGAGCTTGCTACCGCTCCTCTGAGCTCCGCGCGCATCTACGATAGCATCTACGTGCGCCACTGGGACTACTGGCTCAGCACCACCTTCAACGCAGTCTTCTCCGGCACTCTGAAGAAGGGACATGGAAAGAATGGCTACAGCTTGGACGGGGAACTCAAGAACCTGGTTTCTCCCGTCAAGAATGCCGAGAGCCCCTACCCACCGTTCGGTGGTGCGTCCGACTATGACCTCTCTCCCGATGGCAAGTGGGTCGCTTTCAAGAGCAAGGCTCCTGAGCTTCCCAAGGCCAATTTCACCACATCCTACATCTACCTCGTTCCCCACGATGCCTCAGAAACAGCCCGTCCCATCAATGGCCCCGATAGCCCCGGCACCCCTAAGGGTATCAAGGGTGATTCAAGCAGCCCCGTGTTCTCCCCCAATGGCGACAAACTCGCCTACTTCCAGATGAGAGACGAGACGTACGAATCCGATCGTCGCGTCCTGTACGTCTACTCCCTCGGCTCGAAGAAGACCATTCCCAGTGTCGCAGGAGACTGGGATCGCTCCCCCGACAGCGTCAAGTGGACACCCGACGGCAAGACGTTGATCGTCGGAAGTGAAGACCTGGGCCGCACGAGactcttctctctccctgCCAACGCAAAGGATGACTACAAGCCCAAGAATTTTACCGATGGTGGCTCGGCGTCCGCGTACTACTTCCTACCCGACTCGAGTCTGCTGGTAACTGGCAGCGCCCTCTGGACGAACTGGAACGTCTACACTGCTAAACCGGAGAAGGGcgtgatcaagaagattgcGTCTGCCAACGAGATCGATCCCGAGCTCAAGGGACTTGGTCCTTCTGACATTAGCGAGTTCTACTTCCAGGGCAACTTCACAGAC ATTCACGCCTGGGTCATCTACCCTGAGAACTTCGACAAGTCAAAGAAGTACCCcctgatcttcttcattcaCGGTGGACCCCAAGGCAATTGGGCCGATGGCTGGAGCACAAGATGGAACCCCAAGGCATGGGCCGACCAGGGCTATGTCGTGGTTGCACCCAACCCAACCGGCAGTACTGGATTCGGCCAAGCTCTCACGGACGCCATCCAGAACAACTGGG GCGGAGCCCCCTACGACGACCTCGTCAAATGCTGGGAGTACGTCCACGAGAACCTCGACTACGTCGACACCGACCACGGCGTCGCCGCAGGCGCCAGCTACGGCGGGTTCATGATCAATTGGATCCAAGGTAGCCCTCTGGGCCGGAAATTCAAGGCCCTGGTCAGCCACGACGGCACCTTTGTCGCGGACGCGAAGGTCTCAACCGAAGAGCTGTGGTTCATGCAGCGCGAG TTCAACGGAACCTTCTGGGACGCCCGCGACAACTACCGCCGCTGGGACCCATCGGCACCCGAGCGGATCCTCCAGTTCGCGACCCCCATGCTTGTCATCCACAGCGACAAGGACTACCGGCTCCCCGTGGCGGAGGGTCTCTCACTCTTCAACGTGCTGCAGGAGCGCGGCGTGCCGAGTCGGTTCTTGAACTTCCCGGATGAGAACCATTG GGTCGTCAACCCCGAGAACAGCCTCGTGTGGCACCAGCAGGCCCTCGGCTGGATTAACAAGTACTCTGGCGTAGAGAAGAGTAACCCCAACGCCGTCAGCCTGGAGGACACCGTTGTCCCGGTTGTGAATTATAACTAG
- the vtc4 gene encoding putative vacuolar transporter chaperone (Vtc4) has product MKFGEHLRSSMIKEYYWYYIAYEDLKKALKTGYVSEPTSENPKPDRKPWTEDHEKRFVSLLESELDKVFNFQKLKSEEIVRRIQASEKDVADVVSRLDNANNSRRQSLRTSQPPPSDEDFLLLEQVLSDIIADVHDLAKFTQLNYTGFQKIIKKHDKQTGWHLKPVFAARLKAKPFFKDNYDAFVVKLSKLYDLVRTKGNPVKGDSAAGGSQQNFVRQTTKYWVHPDNITELKLIILKHLPVLVFNPNKEFEEKDAAISSIYFDNTNTWELYEGRLKKTEGAEAIRLRWYGGMESDQIFVERKTHREDWTGEKSVKARFSLKEKHVNAYLSGRMTVESIFEKMRKEGKKSEQEIADLEQLAREIQYRVITRRLEPVTRTFYHRTAFQLPGDARVRISLDTELTMIREDNLDGRQRSGNNWRRMDIGVDWPFSQLPPQDVERFPYAVLEVKLQTQAGQEPPKWIRELTASHLVEAVPKFSKFIHGTATLFPDRIHLLPFWMPQMDVDIRKPATRRFGITRPLASTSLSANETPEDDESDEDESDEAQARTRAATRDAQHSVVDQSDLFEDNDGNALDIEERIAAQPLPGDEDYPLYDSDEESNYSDELEEARRIGGGYYYQKLVEYYIHRMGHALINGLKAIAPGPRPTDMPEPEQNGITVMGNKRTIKRFVAPKGKRIHVPVRVEPKVYFAAERTFLSWLEFSILLGTIAATLLNFGNDYITFVSSWAFTILAAVALIYSLMLYIWRVDKIRKRRDVKRVYYEKWGPTVVGLGLVVIMLVNFGLRVRQTGFAARDGDQGFGHGRGSAGGEL; this is encoded by the exons ATGAA GTTCGGAGAACATCTCCGATCGTCCATGATCAAGGAGTACTACTGGTACTACATCGCCTACGAAGACCTCAAGAAAGCTCTCAAGACCGGCTACGTCAGCGAACCTACCTCCGAAAACCCCAAACCCGATCGCAAGCCATGGACAGAAGACCACGAGAAGCGCTTCGTGTCGCTACTGGAGAGCGAGCTGGACAAGGTCTTTAAtttccagaagctcaagagCGAGGAGATCGTGCGGCGCATCCAGGCCAGCGAGAAGGATGTGGCCGATGTTGTCTCGCGGCTGGATAATGCGAATAATTCGAGGAGGCAGAGTCTGCGGACATCGCAGCCGCCGCCCTCAGATGAGGATTTTCTGCTGCTAGAGCAGGTGCTGAGTGACATCATCGCCGATGTGCATGATCTCGCCAAGTTTACGCAATTGAATTACACAGGGTTTCAAAAGATTATCAAGAAGCATGAT AAACAAACGGGGTGGCATCTCAAGCCGGTTTTTGCCGCCCGACTCAAAGCCAAgcccttcttcaaggacaaCTACGATGCATTCGTGGTCAAGCTCTCCAAGCTCTACGATCTGGTCCGCACCAAGGGTAACCCCGTCAAGGGAGATTCGGCGGCTGGAGGTTCGCAGCAGAACTTTGTCCGCCAGACCACTAAATACTGGGTCCACCCCGACAATATCACCGAATTGAAGCTGATCATTCTCAAG CACCTTCCTGTCCTTGTCTTCAATCCCAACAAGGAGTTTGAGGAAAAAGATGCCGCCATTTCATCCATTTACTTTGACAACACCAACACATGGGAGCTATACGAGGGTCGTCTGAAAAAGACTGAAGGGGCAGAGGCCATTCGGCTTCGTTGGTATGGCGGCATGGAAAGCGACCAGATCTTCGTCGAGCGAAAGACTCATCGTGAAGATTGGACGGGTGAGAAGTCGGTCAAGGCGCGTTTTTCGCTCAAGGAAAAACATGTCAACGCCTATCTGTCGGGTCGCATGACGGTCGAGAGCATTTTTGAGAAGATGCgcaaagaaggaaagaagagcgaACAGGAAATTGCCGACTTGGAACAGTTGGCGCGCGAAATCCAGTACCGGGTCATCACACGTCGGCTGGAACCTGTTACTCGGACCTTCTATCATCGCACAGCCTTCCAGCTTCCGGGTGATGCCCGAGTTCGAATTTCTCTGGATACAGAGCTGACTATGATACGAGAGGATAACCTGGACGGCCGGCAGCGCTCAGGCAACAACTGGCGCCGAATGGACATCGGGGTGGACTGGCCTTTCTCGCAATTGCCGCCCCAGGATGTTGAGCGGTTCCCTTACGCGGTGCTGGAAGTCAAGCTGCAAACGCAAGCTGGCCAGGAGCCGCCCAAGTGGATTCGAGAGTTGACCGCCAGTCACCTGGTCGAAGCGGTCCCGAAATTCAGCAAGTTCATCCACGGAACTGCCACGTTGTTCCCCGATCGCATCcaccttcttcccttctggATGCCACAGATGGACGTAGACATCAGGAAGCCCGCGACGCGTCGATTCGGTATCACCCGGCCACTGGCCAGCACGTCTCTTTCCGCCAATGAAACGCCAGAAGACGACGAATCGGACGAGGACGAGTCGGACGAGGCCCAGGCGCGTACGAGGGCTGCCACCCGCGATGCACAGCACTCAGTGGTCGACCAGAGTGACCTGTTCGAAGACAACGACGGCAATGCTCTGGACATCGAAGAGCGCATCGCCGCCCAGCCACTCCCCGGCGACGAAGATTATCCATTGTATGATTCGGACGAGGAGTCCAATTACTCGGACGAACTAGAAGAAGCGCGAAGGATCGGTGGCGGCTACTACTACCAGAAGCTGGTCGAGTACTACATTCATCGTATGGGCCACGCACTGATCAATGGGCTCAAGGCCATTGCGCCCGGGCCGCGGCCCACGGACATGCCTGAACCCGAACAGAACGGCATCACCGTCATGGGAAACAAACGGACGATCAAGCGATTCGTCGCTCCAAAGGGTAAAC GCATCCACGTCCCCGTCCGCGTCGAACCCAAGGTCTATTTCGCCGCCGAGCGAACCTTCCTCTCCTGGCTCGAAttttccatcctcctcggcaCCATTGCTGCGACTCTACTCAACTTCGGCAACGACTACATCACCTTCGTCTCCTCGTGGGCGTTTACCATCCTTGCTGCAGTGGCCCTCATCTACAGTCTCATGCTGTATATCTGGCGTGTCGACAAGATCCGCAAGCGCCGCGACGTCAAACGAGTCTACTATGAGAAATGGGGCCCTACCGTCGTCGGACTCGGTCTTGTGGTTATTATGCTGGTGAACTTTGGTCTGAGAGTACGTCAGACTGGCTTTGCCGCTCGCGACGGAGACCAGGGCTTTGGTCATGGTCGGGGATCGGCCGGCGGAGAATTGTAG
- a CDS encoding MCM DNA helicase complex subunit MCM4, giving the protein MSSPASSRRRGRPAKDTATSSPARSTRSRQLQTSSPTPRAADEQSQATPRASRRLRGEAAVPSSSPMFFQSSPSKADSSAETPDVRMDEPSSPMRESSTMDEGDRTPRGNAPTMRDSSPIRYMSSSSPTRAQNRQSRRSDIPSSSSGLFVSSRPSIESNRAVSRRSDLHSGGFLSSPNRRRRVFVDANGMPATDGDPRSDATFSNIHPDTSEAEALGGSSTRVIWGTNISIQDSMSAFKNFLYNFQTKYRLWAEGATEDETRIMGDSAEEREYISMLSTMRQLGVTSLNLDAKNLKAYPSTLKLWHQLHAYPQEIIPLMDQTVKDVMVELAIKEMERLRAQNQRNQNHNRGLSSGPAVPSSDALSETGRMPQNEIPDLVGEVETKAFKVLPFGLDSTVNMRDLDPADMDKLVSIKGLVIRTTPIIPDMKEAFFRCQVCNHGVQVDIDRGKVAEPTECPRPVCKERNSMQLIHNRCVFADKQVIKLQETPDSIPDGQTPHSVSLCVYDELVDVCKAGDRVEVTGIFRCNPVRVNPRQRTQKSLFKTYIDVLHVQKIDRKKLGIDVSTIEQELSEQAAGDAEQTRRLTAEEEEKIKRTATRPDLYELLSRSLAPSIYEMDDVKKGILLQLFGGTNKTFQKGGNPRYRGDINILLCGDPSTSKSQLLRYVHKIAPRGVYTSGKGSSAVGLTAYVTRDPETRQMVLESGALVLSDGGICCIDEFDKMNESTRSVLHEVMEQQTVSIAKAGIITTLNARTSILASANPIGSRYNPNLPVPQNIDLPPTLLSRFDLVYLVLDRVDEQEDRRLAKHLVNMYLEDRPEHAAEQEILPIEFLTAYITYAKTKVHPVLTPAAGKALSDAYVNMRKLGDDIRSSDRRITATTRQLESMIRLSEAHARMRLSPEVTADDVEEAVRLIRSAIKQAATDSRTGLIDMSLLTEGTSASERRSREALKRALLSVVDDLCSGGGAARWAEVFRILSENSSIEVDGAQFADAVRALEAEGAVSVVGEGARRSIRRIGGALL; this is encoded by the exons atgtcttctccagcttcttctcgCCGTAGGGGCCGCCCAGCCAAGGACACGGCAACCTCTTCTCCCGCGCGGTCAACCCGTTCTCGTCAGCTCCAGACCAGTAGTCCGACTCCAAGGGCGGCAGATGAACAGTCACAGGCGACGCCTCGTGCTTCAAGGCGACTGAGAGGCGAAGCGGCAGTTCCCTCGTCATCGCCTATGTTCTTCCAGTCCTCCCCTTCAAAGGCAGACAGCAGTGCGGAAACACCAGATGTTCGAATGGATGAGCCCAGTTCACCAATGCGAGAATCTTCTACTATGGATGAAGGAGACAGGACACCTAGAGGAAATGCTCCTACCATGAGAG ACTCCTCCCCCATCCGGTATATGTCTAGCTCCAGTCCAACTCGAGCTCAGAATCGCCAGTCCCGGCGTTCCGACattcccagcagcagcagcggatTATTCGTCTCGTCCAGACCCAGCATCGAGAGCAACCGTGCCGTGTCCCGCCGTAGCGACCTTCATTCTGGTGGTTTTCTTTCTAGCCCGAACCGTCGCCGCAGAGTTTTTGTCGATGCTAATGGTATGCCTGCGACCGATGGCGATCCACGTTCCGATGCCACCTTCTCGAATATCCACCCAGACACCTCTGAGGCCGAGGCCTTGGGCGGTAGCTCAACCCGTGTGATTTGGGGTAccaacatctccatccagGATTCCATGTCCGCATTCAAGAACTTTCTCTACAACTTCCAAACAAAATACCGTCTGTGGGCAGAGGGCGCAACCGAGGATGAGACACGTATAATGGGTGATTCAGCGGAGGAACGGGAATACATCAGCATGTTGAGCACCATGCGGCAACTTGGAGTAACCAGCTTGAACTTGGATGCGAAGAACCTGAAGGCATACCCATCAACACTCAAGCTATGGCATCAGTTGCATGCTTATCCTCAAGAGATCATTCCATTGATGGATCAGACAGTGAAGGATGTGATGGTGGAGCTTgcgatcaaggagatggagCGCCTGCGGGCTCAGAACCAACGAAACCAGAATCATAACAGAGGCCTGAGCTCTGGTCCCGCTGTTCCCAGCTCTGACGCGCTGAGTGAAACTGGCAGAATGCCACAGAACGAGATCCCCGACCTTGTCGGTGAAGTGGAAACCAAGGCATTCAAAGTTCTGCCTTTTGGTCTCGACTCGACTGTGAATATGAGAGACCTCGATCCTGCAG ACATGGATAAACTAGTAAGCATTAAGGGCTTAGTCATTCGAACGACACCCATCATTCCTGATATGAAAGAAG CTTTCTTCCGTTGCCAAGTCTGCAACCATGGTGTTCAGGTCGACATTGATCGTGGAAAGGTTGCGGAACCCACTGAGTGCCCACGTCCAGTGTGTAAGGAACGAAACTCGATGCAACTCATCCATAACCGCTGTGTATTTGCCGACAAGCAGGTCATCAAGTTGCAGGAAACACCTGACAGCATTCCTGATGGCCAGACTCCTCACTCGGTTTCCCTTTGTGTGTATGATGAGCTGGTGGATGTCTGCAAGGCTGGTGATCGGGTCGAAGTGACCGGTATTTTCCGGTGCAACCCTGTGCGCGTTAATCCTCGCCAGCGTACACAGAAGTCGCTGTTCAAGACGTACATAGATGTTCTTCATGTTCAGAAGATCGATCGCAAGAAGTTGGGTATCGACGTCTCGACCATCGAGCAGGAGCTCTCGGAACAGGCGGCTGGGGATGCAGAACAAACACGTAGGCTCActgcggaggaggaagagaaaattAAGCGAACTGCTACCAGACCTGATCTGTATGAGCTTCTCTCTCGGTCCTTGGCCCCCAGCATCTACGAGATGGACGACGTGAAGAAGGGAATCCTGCTTCAGTTGTTTGGAGGCACCAACAAGACCTTCCAGAAGGGTGGTAACCCACGATACCGTGGAGATATCAATATCCTTCTCTGTGGTGACCCATCTACATCCAAGTCCCAGCTTCTTCGTTACGTCCATAAGATTGCCCCTCGCGGTGTGTATACCAGCGGCAAGGGCTCCTCGGCTGTTGGTCTTACGGCGTACGTCACCCGCGATCCTGAAACCCGCCAGATGGTCCTCGAGTCGGGTGCCTTGGTTCTTTCAGACGGCGGTATCTGTTGCATCGACGAGTTCGACAAGATGAACGAATCCACTCGGTCCGTTCTGCATGAAGTCATGGAACAACAGACAGTATCTATCGCCAAGGCAGGCATTATCACTACTTTGAACGCTAGGACCAGCATCCTGGCTTCCGCCAATCCGATCGGTAGCAGGTACAATCCCAACTTGCCCGTTCCTCAAAATATTGACCTTCCGCCTACCTTGCTCTCCCGATTCGACTTGGTATACCTCGTGCTGGACCGAGTGgatgagcaggaagatcGTCGGCTCGCTAAGCATCTTGTCAATATGTACCTGGAAGACAGACCTGAGCATGCTGCCGAGCAAGAAATCTTG CCGATCGAATTCCTTACAGCCTATATCACCTACGCCAAGACCAAAGTCCATCCAGTGCTCACACCGGCCGCCGGTAAAGCCTTGTCGGATGCTTACGTTAACATGCGTAAGCTTGGAGATGACATCCGGTCTTCTGACCGCCGTATCACCGCTACCACTCGTCAACTGGAGTCCATGATCCGACTGTCGGAAGCGCATGCGCGTATGCGGCTATCGCCGGAGGTCACTGCGGATGATGTGGAGGAAGCCGTGCGCCTGATCCGCTCCGCCATCAAGCAGGCGGCCACTGACTCTCGGACCGGTCTGATCGACATGAGCTTGTTGACGGAGGGCACTAGTGCCAGCGAGAGACGCAGCCGGGAAGCACTCAAGCGTGCCTTGCTGTCTGTGGTGGATGATCTGTGCAGCGGTGGCGGTGCAGCTCGCTGGGCCGAGGTCTTCAGGATCTTAAGCGAGAACAGCAGCATTGAGGTGGATGGAGCCCAGTTTGCGGATGCGGTTCGAGCGCTGGAGGCTGAGGGAGCGGTGAGTGTGGTCGGCGAGGGTGCGCGGCGGAGTATCCGGCGCATTGGCGGCGCTCTTCTGTAG